Proteins encoded by one window of Salarias fasciatus chromosome 1, fSalaFa1.1, whole genome shotgun sequence:
- the vegfd gene encoding vascular endothelial growth factor D translates to MKMKGTLCKLSCLMTLVVELSWIGVGHGVHREEGSKVMKQWERKVRSSSSLDELLRLADFPDWKLWKCRLSFQQPETQTETFSSAPLMGSHRSTRYAAESYSLEILKAIDEEWQRTQCMPRETCVDVAKELGTDPSMFFKPPCVSVHRCSGCCNQEGVTCRNTTTVFVNKTVLSVIPFKFVPEPVLIKVANHTECKCMEPAIIRRNAQPHRSAGCSPMDMMSEAEDSRRLCARGLIWDCSADRCIPYPSSSPELPLSTWMPDCEIDVERCDCLPRPEPTLQQRPAHRCHLNSSICGHRHQHFDQTSCRCRWPK, encoded by the exons ATGAAGATGAAAGGGACTCTGTGCAAACTTTCTTGCTTGATGACTCTGGTGGTGGAGCTCAGCTGGATAGGCGTGGGCCACGGCGTGCACAGGGAGGAAGGAAGTAAG GTAATGAAGCAATGGGAAAGGAAGGTGCGGTCCTCGTCCAGCCTGGACGAGCTGCTGAGACTCGCTGACTTTCCCGACTGGAAGCTGTGGAAGTGTCGCTTGAGCTTTCAGCAGCCCGAGACCCAAACAGAGACCTTCTCATCCGCACCTTTGATGGGGTCGCACCGCTCCACACGCTACGCTGCTGAGTCTTACAGCCTGGAGATACTCAAAG CCATCGATGAAGAGTGGCAGCGGACTCAGTGCATGCCCAGGGAGACGTGTGTGGATGTGGCCAAAGAGCTGGGAACCGATCCGTCCATGTTCTTCAAGCCGCCCTGCGTGTCGGTGCACAG GTGCAGCGGCTGCTGCAATCAGGAGGGCGTCACCTGCAGAAACACGACGACTGTATTCGTGAACAAAACT gTCCTCAGTGTGATCCCATTCAAGTTTGTGCCGGAGCCTGTGCTGATTAAAGTAGCAAACCACACAGAGTGCAAGTGCATGGAGCCGGCAATAATCCGGCGTAATGCTCAGCCTCACAGGAGCGCCGG CTGCTCTCCGATGGACATGATGTCTGAGGCGGAGGACTCCAGGAGACTTTGTGCGAGAGGGTTGATCTGGGATTGTTCGGCAGACAGATGCATTCCGTACCCCTCcagttctccag AGCTTCCCCTCAGCACGTGGATGCCGGACTGCGAGATAGATGTGGAGCGCTGTGACTGCCTCCCCAGGCCTGAGCCCACTCTCCAGCAAAGGCCGGCCCATCGCTGTCACCTCAACTCCTCCATCTGTGGCCACCGACACCAACACTTCGACCAGACCTCGTGCAG ATGCAGATGGCCCAAGTAG